The following are encoded in a window of Parambassis ranga chromosome 15, fParRan2.1, whole genome shotgun sequence genomic DNA:
- the pik3ap1 gene encoding phosphoinositide 3-kinase adapter protein 1 isoform X2, producing the protein MAGGKPALCPLGVSCFIQPESANSEYELLILHTAEAQEWATYLQQILKSSQKFHKQSILLYALSTADQLHGYNFEYFQSCKCIVVLVTGVLLDILCDQELQEALQRLLYPPHRVVVLLCGVTEEDAVAESFTDWPSWRKLYAEDDPAVYISTVLEAVDESWRLEAEQNIEASAATAAAAETSVTAASLTEDPTPEATEEVASEVQEEPVLKDEEPTAENSTVEEVGSPTQFTCLTVQPSRVRCGEQETLFIILVHKLDDQSAPEVEFSSENETAIRVPATVENQYTISVNAPDMPAGLVSLTLYTDQSAVTLKPVTYYTPMREVSRYLENAADPVNFICQAFNLTSNATESLDSMLTDSIKSRIPATGLQLFGIKQIEEDNMSTCQRDEELPTLLHFAAKYGLKKLTTILLQCPGALQAYSVMNKHGDYPNTLAEKSGFSDLRQFMDDFVETADMLKSHIEDTINTDDGAEVYEMMSNTSQDIMMKYSGCSEDIYESMLGIDPECAEDLYEVMTAVNENPEEAMLRKFFQAKQQSIEVPDNDAPPKSEEEEENDNTQPHHNDVDQAEEEEDPYNICPEDIYDTVDANSTYNSQILNRPPAPIPRPEFESDRPVTYISRVFSDKDMSQAQTMEAGYPAARPVVEPPIPAHDPYAGMKTPGQRQLVSLQERVKVGEITVDEAVQEFKAWQFDHDRRANSLRYQQENLKKLRDSITRRHKEREKSGKELDYEISAPLQRNIYWGSSVTLECAVYESAPRMMAPPPPTPQVIQRGSWKTGSTSSTSSTESNRLSTHSTFSYSSGTEPDFEEAVENLPPPPRPPRPSDAAPLIPPPRIPPRIPERVPEMVHERYISCPTRALPQRPSYRQTEIAPPIVPRRLR; encoded by the exons CTAATTCCGAGTATGAGCTGTTGATTCTGCACACCGCCGAGGCGCAGGAATGGGCGACGTACTTGCAGCAGATCTTGAAGTCGTCACAAAAATTCCACAAACAGTCCATTCTGCTGTATGCTTTGAGCACAGCCGATCAGCTCCACGGATATAACTTCGAATACTTCCAAAGCTGCAAGTGCATCGTGGTGCTCGTCACAGGAGTGCTCCTGGACATCCTCTGTGACCAAGAACTGCAGGAGGCACTTCAGAGACTGCTTTATCCTCCGCACAGGGTGGTGGTGCTGTTGTGTGGGGTGACAGAGGAGGACGCAGTGGCGGAGAGTTTCACAGACTGGCCGAGCTGGAGGAAGCTCTATGCTGAGGATGACCCTGCTGTTTACATTTCCACGGTTTTGGAAGCAGTCGATGAGA GCTGGCGGCTGGAGGCTGAACAGAACATTGAAGCTTctgcagctacagcagcagcagcagaaacgaGCGTCACAGCCGCCTCTTTAACAGAAGATCCCACGCCTGAAGCGACAGAGGAAGTGGCATCAGAAGTGCAAGAAGAACCGGTCCTGAAGGATGAGGAGCCCACGGCGGAGAATTCAACTGTCGAGGAAGTCGGCTCACCCACACAGTTCACCTGCCTCACTGTTCAACCCAGCAGAGTCCGGTGCGGG gaacagGAAACCCTTTTTATCATTTTGGTGCACAAACTAGATGATCAGAGTGCACCTGAGGTGGAGTTTTCATCTGAAAACGAAACTGCAATAAGGGTGCCAGCCACAGTGGAGAATCAATACACAATAAGTGTTAATGCGCCTG acATGCCTGCTGGACTGGTGTCACTCACTCTGTacactgaccaatcagctgTGACACTGAAGCCCGTCACATATTACACCCCTATGAGGGAAGTCAGTCGGTATCTGGAAAACGCTGCTGATCCTGTGAACTTCATCTGCCAG GCCTTCAACTTGACATCCAACGCAACAGAATCACTGGACAGCATGCTAACTGACTCCATAAAATCCAGGATTCCTGCAACCGGTCTTCAGCTGTTTGGAATCAAACAGATTGAAGAAGACAACATGTCAACAT GTCAGCGGGACGAGGAGCTTCCCACTTTGCTCCATTTTGCTGCTAAATACGGCCTCAAGAAGCTGACCACCATTCTCCTTCAGTGTCCTGGGGCTCTGCAGGCTTACAGCGTGATGAACAAACATGGAGACTACCCCAACACGCTGGCAGAAAAGAGCGGCTTTAGCGATCTCAGACAGTTCATGGATGATTTTGTG GAAACAGCAGACATGCTCAAGTCGCACATTGAGGACACCATCAACACAGACGATGGTGCAGAGGTATATGAGATGATGTCAAACACCTCCCAAGATATCATGATGAAGTACTCGGGTTGTTCAGAGGATATATACGAGTCCATGCTAGGGATCGACCCCGAATGTGCCGAGGACCTAT atGAGGTGATGACTGCTGTAAATGAGAACCCTGAGGAAGCCATGCTGAGGAAGTTCTTCCAAG caaaacaacaatcCATTGAAGTCCCGGACAACGACGCACCACCTaaaagtgaggaagaggaggaaaacgaCAACACACAACCACATCACAATGACGTTGATcaagctgaggaagaggaggatccGTACAACATCTGTCCAGAGGACATCTACGATACCGTGGATGCTAACAGCACCTATAACTCCCAAATCCTGAACCGTCCACCCGCCCCCATCCCCAGACCTGAGTTCGAGTCTGACAGGCCTGTTACCTACATCTCTAGAG TGTTTTCAGATAAAGATATGTCCCAGGCTCAAACCATGGAGGCAGGATATCCTGCAG CTCGGCCTGTGGTGGAACCTCCGATTCCGGCTCATGACCCTTATGCTGGGATGAAAACTCCCGGGCAGAGGCAGCTTGTGTCCCTGCAGGAGAGGGTGAAAGTGGGGGAAATCACCGTGGACGAGGCCGTCCAAGAGTTCAAGGCCTGGCAGTTTGATCACGACCGGAGGGCGAACTCCTTACGCTATCAGCAG gagAATCTGAAGAAATTACGAGACAGCATCACCAGGCgccacaaagagagagagaagtcagGAAAGGAACTCG ATTATGAGATAAGCGCTCCGCTGCAGAGGAACATATACTGGGGCTCCAGTGTGACGTTAGAGTGTGCTGTGTATGAGTCGGCACCCAGGATGATGGCTCCGCCCCCTCCAACGCCTCAGGTTATCCAGAGAGGCAGCTGGAAGACGGGAAGCACGTCCAGCACATCCA GTACAGAAAGCAACAGactcagcacacacagcaccttCAGCTACAGCAGCGGGACAGAGCCCGACTTCGAG gaagcaGTAGAAAATCTGCCTCCTCCACCACGACCTCCGCGGCCATCTGATGCTGCACCCCTCATTCCTCCACCCAGGATTCCTCCGCGGATCCCAGAAAG GGTGCCAGAGATGGTGCATGAGCGCTACATATCCTGCCCGACACGAGCACTTCCTCAAAGACCCTCTTACAGGCAAACAGAGATAGCACCTCCCATCGTACCTCGACGCTTGCGGTGA
- the pik3ap1 gene encoding phosphoinositide 3-kinase adapter protein 1 isoform X1 codes for MAGGKPALCPLGVSCFIQPESANSEYELLILHTAEAQEWATYLQQILKSSQKFHKQSILLYALSTADQLHGYNFEYFQSCKCIVVLVTGVLLDILCDQELQEALQRLLYPPHRVVVLLCGVTEEDAVAESFTDWPSWRKLYAEDDPAVYISTVLEAVDESWRLEAEQNIEASAATAAAAETSVTAASLTEDPTPEATEEVASEVQEEPVLKDEEPTAENSTVEEVGSPTQFTCLTVQPSRVRCGEQETLFIILVHKLDDQSAPEVEFSSENETAIRVPATVENQYTISVNAPDMPAGLVSLTLYTDQSAVTLKPVTYYTPMREVSRYLENAADPVNFICQAFNLTSNATESLDSMLTDSIKSRIPATGLQLFGIKQIEEDNMSTCGLPYLRDFLCQRDEELPTLLHFAAKYGLKKLTTILLQCPGALQAYSVMNKHGDYPNTLAEKSGFSDLRQFMDDFVETADMLKSHIEDTINTDDGAEVYEMMSNTSQDIMMKYSGCSEDIYESMLGIDPECAEDLYEVMTAVNENPEEAMLRKFFQAKQQSIEVPDNDAPPKSEEEEENDNTQPHHNDVDQAEEEEDPYNICPEDIYDTVDANSTYNSQILNRPPAPIPRPEFESDRPVTYISRVFSDKDMSQAQTMEAGYPAARPVVEPPIPAHDPYAGMKTPGQRQLVSLQERVKVGEITVDEAVQEFKAWQFDHDRRANSLRYQQENLKKLRDSITRRHKEREKSGKELDYEISAPLQRNIYWGSSVTLECAVYESAPRMMAPPPPTPQVIQRGSWKTGSTSSTSSTESNRLSTHSTFSYSSGTEPDFEEAVENLPPPPRPPRPSDAAPLIPPPRIPPRIPERVPEMVHERYISCPTRALPQRPSYRQTEIAPPIVPRRLR; via the exons CTAATTCCGAGTATGAGCTGTTGATTCTGCACACCGCCGAGGCGCAGGAATGGGCGACGTACTTGCAGCAGATCTTGAAGTCGTCACAAAAATTCCACAAACAGTCCATTCTGCTGTATGCTTTGAGCACAGCCGATCAGCTCCACGGATATAACTTCGAATACTTCCAAAGCTGCAAGTGCATCGTGGTGCTCGTCACAGGAGTGCTCCTGGACATCCTCTGTGACCAAGAACTGCAGGAGGCACTTCAGAGACTGCTTTATCCTCCGCACAGGGTGGTGGTGCTGTTGTGTGGGGTGACAGAGGAGGACGCAGTGGCGGAGAGTTTCACAGACTGGCCGAGCTGGAGGAAGCTCTATGCTGAGGATGACCCTGCTGTTTACATTTCCACGGTTTTGGAAGCAGTCGATGAGA GCTGGCGGCTGGAGGCTGAACAGAACATTGAAGCTTctgcagctacagcagcagcagcagaaacgaGCGTCACAGCCGCCTCTTTAACAGAAGATCCCACGCCTGAAGCGACAGAGGAAGTGGCATCAGAAGTGCAAGAAGAACCGGTCCTGAAGGATGAGGAGCCCACGGCGGAGAATTCAACTGTCGAGGAAGTCGGCTCACCCACACAGTTCACCTGCCTCACTGTTCAACCCAGCAGAGTCCGGTGCGGG gaacagGAAACCCTTTTTATCATTTTGGTGCACAAACTAGATGATCAGAGTGCACCTGAGGTGGAGTTTTCATCTGAAAACGAAACTGCAATAAGGGTGCCAGCCACAGTGGAGAATCAATACACAATAAGTGTTAATGCGCCTG acATGCCTGCTGGACTGGTGTCACTCACTCTGTacactgaccaatcagctgTGACACTGAAGCCCGTCACATATTACACCCCTATGAGGGAAGTCAGTCGGTATCTGGAAAACGCTGCTGATCCTGTGAACTTCATCTGCCAG GCCTTCAACTTGACATCCAACGCAACAGAATCACTGGACAGCATGCTAACTGACTCCATAAAATCCAGGATTCCTGCAACCGGTCTTCAGCTGTTTGGAATCAAACAGATTGAAGAAGACAACATGTCAACATGTGGGTTGCCGTACTTACGAGACTTCCTGT GTCAGCGGGACGAGGAGCTTCCCACTTTGCTCCATTTTGCTGCTAAATACGGCCTCAAGAAGCTGACCACCATTCTCCTTCAGTGTCCTGGGGCTCTGCAGGCTTACAGCGTGATGAACAAACATGGAGACTACCCCAACACGCTGGCAGAAAAGAGCGGCTTTAGCGATCTCAGACAGTTCATGGATGATTTTGTG GAAACAGCAGACATGCTCAAGTCGCACATTGAGGACACCATCAACACAGACGATGGTGCAGAGGTATATGAGATGATGTCAAACACCTCCCAAGATATCATGATGAAGTACTCGGGTTGTTCAGAGGATATATACGAGTCCATGCTAGGGATCGACCCCGAATGTGCCGAGGACCTAT atGAGGTGATGACTGCTGTAAATGAGAACCCTGAGGAAGCCATGCTGAGGAAGTTCTTCCAAG caaaacaacaatcCATTGAAGTCCCGGACAACGACGCACCACCTaaaagtgaggaagaggaggaaaacgaCAACACACAACCACATCACAATGACGTTGATcaagctgaggaagaggaggatccGTACAACATCTGTCCAGAGGACATCTACGATACCGTGGATGCTAACAGCACCTATAACTCCCAAATCCTGAACCGTCCACCCGCCCCCATCCCCAGACCTGAGTTCGAGTCTGACAGGCCTGTTACCTACATCTCTAGAG TGTTTTCAGATAAAGATATGTCCCAGGCTCAAACCATGGAGGCAGGATATCCTGCAG CTCGGCCTGTGGTGGAACCTCCGATTCCGGCTCATGACCCTTATGCTGGGATGAAAACTCCCGGGCAGAGGCAGCTTGTGTCCCTGCAGGAGAGGGTGAAAGTGGGGGAAATCACCGTGGACGAGGCCGTCCAAGAGTTCAAGGCCTGGCAGTTTGATCACGACCGGAGGGCGAACTCCTTACGCTATCAGCAG gagAATCTGAAGAAATTACGAGACAGCATCACCAGGCgccacaaagagagagagaagtcagGAAAGGAACTCG ATTATGAGATAAGCGCTCCGCTGCAGAGGAACATATACTGGGGCTCCAGTGTGACGTTAGAGTGTGCTGTGTATGAGTCGGCACCCAGGATGATGGCTCCGCCCCCTCCAACGCCTCAGGTTATCCAGAGAGGCAGCTGGAAGACGGGAAGCACGTCCAGCACATCCA GTACAGAAAGCAACAGactcagcacacacagcaccttCAGCTACAGCAGCGGGACAGAGCCCGACTTCGAG gaagcaGTAGAAAATCTGCCTCCTCCACCACGACCTCCGCGGCCATCTGATGCTGCACCCCTCATTCCTCCACCCAGGATTCCTCCGCGGATCCCAGAAAG GGTGCCAGAGATGGTGCATGAGCGCTACATATCCTGCCCGACACGAGCACTTCCTCAAAGACCCTCTTACAGGCAAACAGAGATAGCACCTCCCATCGTACCTCGACGCTTGCGGTGA
- the pik3ap1 gene encoding phosphoinositide 3-kinase adapter protein 1 isoform X4 — protein sequence MEEPQVSSTESANSEYELLILHTAEAQEWATYLQQILKSSQKFHKQSILLYALSTADQLHGYNFEYFQSCKCIVVLVTGVLLDILCDQELQEALQRLLYPPHRVVVLLCGVTEEDAVAESFTDWPSWRKLYAEDDPAVYISTVLEAVDESWRLEAEQNIEASAATAAAAETSVTAASLTEDPTPEATEEVASEVQEEPVLKDEEPTAENSTVEEVGSPTQFTCLTVQPSRVRCGEQETLFIILVHKLDDQSAPEVEFSSENETAIRVPATVENQYTISVNAPDMPAGLVSLTLYTDQSAVTLKPVTYYTPMREVSRYLENAADPVNFICQAFNLTSNATESLDSMLTDSIKSRIPATGLQLFGIKQIEEDNMSTCQRDEELPTLLHFAAKYGLKKLTTILLQCPGALQAYSVMNKHGDYPNTLAEKSGFSDLRQFMDDFVETADMLKSHIEDTINTDDGAEVYEMMSNTSQDIMMKYSGCSEDIYESMLGIDPECAEDLYEVMTAVNENPEEAMLRKFFQAKQQSIEVPDNDAPPKSEEEEENDNTQPHHNDVDQAEEEEDPYNICPEDIYDTVDANSTYNSQILNRPPAPIPRPEFESDRPVTYISRVFSDKDMSQAQTMEAGYPAARPVVEPPIPAHDPYAGMKTPGQRQLVSLQERVKVGEITVDEAVQEFKAWQFDHDRRANSLRYQQENLKKLRDSITRRHKEREKSGKELDYEISAPLQRNIYWGSSVTLECAVYESAPRMMAPPPPTPQVIQRGSWKTGSTSSTSSTESNRLSTHSTFSYSSGTEPDFEEAVENLPPPPRPPRPSDAAPLIPPPRIPPRIPERVPEMVHERYISCPTRALPQRPSYRQTEIAPPIVPRRLR from the exons ATGGAAGAACCTCAAGTCTCAAGTACTGAATCAG CTAATTCCGAGTATGAGCTGTTGATTCTGCACACCGCCGAGGCGCAGGAATGGGCGACGTACTTGCAGCAGATCTTGAAGTCGTCACAAAAATTCCACAAACAGTCCATTCTGCTGTATGCTTTGAGCACAGCCGATCAGCTCCACGGATATAACTTCGAATACTTCCAAAGCTGCAAGTGCATCGTGGTGCTCGTCACAGGAGTGCTCCTGGACATCCTCTGTGACCAAGAACTGCAGGAGGCACTTCAGAGACTGCTTTATCCTCCGCACAGGGTGGTGGTGCTGTTGTGTGGGGTGACAGAGGAGGACGCAGTGGCGGAGAGTTTCACAGACTGGCCGAGCTGGAGGAAGCTCTATGCTGAGGATGACCCTGCTGTTTACATTTCCACGGTTTTGGAAGCAGTCGATGAGA GCTGGCGGCTGGAGGCTGAACAGAACATTGAAGCTTctgcagctacagcagcagcagcagaaacgaGCGTCACAGCCGCCTCTTTAACAGAAGATCCCACGCCTGAAGCGACAGAGGAAGTGGCATCAGAAGTGCAAGAAGAACCGGTCCTGAAGGATGAGGAGCCCACGGCGGAGAATTCAACTGTCGAGGAAGTCGGCTCACCCACACAGTTCACCTGCCTCACTGTTCAACCCAGCAGAGTCCGGTGCGGG gaacagGAAACCCTTTTTATCATTTTGGTGCACAAACTAGATGATCAGAGTGCACCTGAGGTGGAGTTTTCATCTGAAAACGAAACTGCAATAAGGGTGCCAGCCACAGTGGAGAATCAATACACAATAAGTGTTAATGCGCCTG acATGCCTGCTGGACTGGTGTCACTCACTCTGTacactgaccaatcagctgTGACACTGAAGCCCGTCACATATTACACCCCTATGAGGGAAGTCAGTCGGTATCTGGAAAACGCTGCTGATCCTGTGAACTTCATCTGCCAG GCCTTCAACTTGACATCCAACGCAACAGAATCACTGGACAGCATGCTAACTGACTCCATAAAATCCAGGATTCCTGCAACCGGTCTTCAGCTGTTTGGAATCAAACAGATTGAAGAAGACAACATGTCAACAT GTCAGCGGGACGAGGAGCTTCCCACTTTGCTCCATTTTGCTGCTAAATACGGCCTCAAGAAGCTGACCACCATTCTCCTTCAGTGTCCTGGGGCTCTGCAGGCTTACAGCGTGATGAACAAACATGGAGACTACCCCAACACGCTGGCAGAAAAGAGCGGCTTTAGCGATCTCAGACAGTTCATGGATGATTTTGTG GAAACAGCAGACATGCTCAAGTCGCACATTGAGGACACCATCAACACAGACGATGGTGCAGAGGTATATGAGATGATGTCAAACACCTCCCAAGATATCATGATGAAGTACTCGGGTTGTTCAGAGGATATATACGAGTCCATGCTAGGGATCGACCCCGAATGTGCCGAGGACCTAT atGAGGTGATGACTGCTGTAAATGAGAACCCTGAGGAAGCCATGCTGAGGAAGTTCTTCCAAG caaaacaacaatcCATTGAAGTCCCGGACAACGACGCACCACCTaaaagtgaggaagaggaggaaaacgaCAACACACAACCACATCACAATGACGTTGATcaagctgaggaagaggaggatccGTACAACATCTGTCCAGAGGACATCTACGATACCGTGGATGCTAACAGCACCTATAACTCCCAAATCCTGAACCGTCCACCCGCCCCCATCCCCAGACCTGAGTTCGAGTCTGACAGGCCTGTTACCTACATCTCTAGAG TGTTTTCAGATAAAGATATGTCCCAGGCTCAAACCATGGAGGCAGGATATCCTGCAG CTCGGCCTGTGGTGGAACCTCCGATTCCGGCTCATGACCCTTATGCTGGGATGAAAACTCCCGGGCAGAGGCAGCTTGTGTCCCTGCAGGAGAGGGTGAAAGTGGGGGAAATCACCGTGGACGAGGCCGTCCAAGAGTTCAAGGCCTGGCAGTTTGATCACGACCGGAGGGCGAACTCCTTACGCTATCAGCAG gagAATCTGAAGAAATTACGAGACAGCATCACCAGGCgccacaaagagagagagaagtcagGAAAGGAACTCG ATTATGAGATAAGCGCTCCGCTGCAGAGGAACATATACTGGGGCTCCAGTGTGACGTTAGAGTGTGCTGTGTATGAGTCGGCACCCAGGATGATGGCTCCGCCCCCTCCAACGCCTCAGGTTATCCAGAGAGGCAGCTGGAAGACGGGAAGCACGTCCAGCACATCCA GTACAGAAAGCAACAGactcagcacacacagcaccttCAGCTACAGCAGCGGGACAGAGCCCGACTTCGAG gaagcaGTAGAAAATCTGCCTCCTCCACCACGACCTCCGCGGCCATCTGATGCTGCACCCCTCATTCCTCCACCCAGGATTCCTCCGCGGATCCCAGAAAG GGTGCCAGAGATGGTGCATGAGCGCTACATATCCTGCCCGACACGAGCACTTCCTCAAAGACCCTCTTACAGGCAAACAGAGATAGCACCTCCCATCGTACCTCGACGCTTGCGGTGA
- the pik3ap1 gene encoding phosphoinositide 3-kinase adapter protein 1 isoform X3 produces the protein MEEPQVSSTESANSEYELLILHTAEAQEWATYLQQILKSSQKFHKQSILLYALSTADQLHGYNFEYFQSCKCIVVLVTGVLLDILCDQELQEALQRLLYPPHRVVVLLCGVTEEDAVAESFTDWPSWRKLYAEDDPAVYISTVLEAVDESWRLEAEQNIEASAATAAAAETSVTAASLTEDPTPEATEEVASEVQEEPVLKDEEPTAENSTVEEVGSPTQFTCLTVQPSRVRCGEQETLFIILVHKLDDQSAPEVEFSSENETAIRVPATVENQYTISVNAPDMPAGLVSLTLYTDQSAVTLKPVTYYTPMREVSRYLENAADPVNFICQAFNLTSNATESLDSMLTDSIKSRIPATGLQLFGIKQIEEDNMSTCGLPYLRDFLCQRDEELPTLLHFAAKYGLKKLTTILLQCPGALQAYSVMNKHGDYPNTLAEKSGFSDLRQFMDDFVETADMLKSHIEDTINTDDGAEVYEMMSNTSQDIMMKYSGCSEDIYESMLGIDPECAEDLYEVMTAVNENPEEAMLRKFFQAKQQSIEVPDNDAPPKSEEEEENDNTQPHHNDVDQAEEEEDPYNICPEDIYDTVDANSTYNSQILNRPPAPIPRPEFESDRPVTYISRVFSDKDMSQAQTMEAGYPAARPVVEPPIPAHDPYAGMKTPGQRQLVSLQERVKVGEITVDEAVQEFKAWQFDHDRRANSLRYQQENLKKLRDSITRRHKEREKSGKELDYEISAPLQRNIYWGSSVTLECAVYESAPRMMAPPPPTPQVIQRGSWKTGSTSSTSSTESNRLSTHSTFSYSSGTEPDFEEAVENLPPPPRPPRPSDAAPLIPPPRIPPRIPERVPEMVHERYISCPTRALPQRPSYRQTEIAPPIVPRRLR, from the exons ATGGAAGAACCTCAAGTCTCAAGTACTGAATCAG CTAATTCCGAGTATGAGCTGTTGATTCTGCACACCGCCGAGGCGCAGGAATGGGCGACGTACTTGCAGCAGATCTTGAAGTCGTCACAAAAATTCCACAAACAGTCCATTCTGCTGTATGCTTTGAGCACAGCCGATCAGCTCCACGGATATAACTTCGAATACTTCCAAAGCTGCAAGTGCATCGTGGTGCTCGTCACAGGAGTGCTCCTGGACATCCTCTGTGACCAAGAACTGCAGGAGGCACTTCAGAGACTGCTTTATCCTCCGCACAGGGTGGTGGTGCTGTTGTGTGGGGTGACAGAGGAGGACGCAGTGGCGGAGAGTTTCACAGACTGGCCGAGCTGGAGGAAGCTCTATGCTGAGGATGACCCTGCTGTTTACATTTCCACGGTTTTGGAAGCAGTCGATGAGA GCTGGCGGCTGGAGGCTGAACAGAACATTGAAGCTTctgcagctacagcagcagcagcagaaacgaGCGTCACAGCCGCCTCTTTAACAGAAGATCCCACGCCTGAAGCGACAGAGGAAGTGGCATCAGAAGTGCAAGAAGAACCGGTCCTGAAGGATGAGGAGCCCACGGCGGAGAATTCAACTGTCGAGGAAGTCGGCTCACCCACACAGTTCACCTGCCTCACTGTTCAACCCAGCAGAGTCCGGTGCGGG gaacagGAAACCCTTTTTATCATTTTGGTGCACAAACTAGATGATCAGAGTGCACCTGAGGTGGAGTTTTCATCTGAAAACGAAACTGCAATAAGGGTGCCAGCCACAGTGGAGAATCAATACACAATAAGTGTTAATGCGCCTG acATGCCTGCTGGACTGGTGTCACTCACTCTGTacactgaccaatcagctgTGACACTGAAGCCCGTCACATATTACACCCCTATGAGGGAAGTCAGTCGGTATCTGGAAAACGCTGCTGATCCTGTGAACTTCATCTGCCAG GCCTTCAACTTGACATCCAACGCAACAGAATCACTGGACAGCATGCTAACTGACTCCATAAAATCCAGGATTCCTGCAACCGGTCTTCAGCTGTTTGGAATCAAACAGATTGAAGAAGACAACATGTCAACATGTGGGTTGCCGTACTTACGAGACTTCCTGT GTCAGCGGGACGAGGAGCTTCCCACTTTGCTCCATTTTGCTGCTAAATACGGCCTCAAGAAGCTGACCACCATTCTCCTTCAGTGTCCTGGGGCTCTGCAGGCTTACAGCGTGATGAACAAACATGGAGACTACCCCAACACGCTGGCAGAAAAGAGCGGCTTTAGCGATCTCAGACAGTTCATGGATGATTTTGTG GAAACAGCAGACATGCTCAAGTCGCACATTGAGGACACCATCAACACAGACGATGGTGCAGAGGTATATGAGATGATGTCAAACACCTCCCAAGATATCATGATGAAGTACTCGGGTTGTTCAGAGGATATATACGAGTCCATGCTAGGGATCGACCCCGAATGTGCCGAGGACCTAT atGAGGTGATGACTGCTGTAAATGAGAACCCTGAGGAAGCCATGCTGAGGAAGTTCTTCCAAG caaaacaacaatcCATTGAAGTCCCGGACAACGACGCACCACCTaaaagtgaggaagaggaggaaaacgaCAACACACAACCACATCACAATGACGTTGATcaagctgaggaagaggaggatccGTACAACATCTGTCCAGAGGACATCTACGATACCGTGGATGCTAACAGCACCTATAACTCCCAAATCCTGAACCGTCCACCCGCCCCCATCCCCAGACCTGAGTTCGAGTCTGACAGGCCTGTTACCTACATCTCTAGAG TGTTTTCAGATAAAGATATGTCCCAGGCTCAAACCATGGAGGCAGGATATCCTGCAG CTCGGCCTGTGGTGGAACCTCCGATTCCGGCTCATGACCCTTATGCTGGGATGAAAACTCCCGGGCAGAGGCAGCTTGTGTCCCTGCAGGAGAGGGTGAAAGTGGGGGAAATCACCGTGGACGAGGCCGTCCAAGAGTTCAAGGCCTGGCAGTTTGATCACGACCGGAGGGCGAACTCCTTACGCTATCAGCAG gagAATCTGAAGAAATTACGAGACAGCATCACCAGGCgccacaaagagagagagaagtcagGAAAGGAACTCG ATTATGAGATAAGCGCTCCGCTGCAGAGGAACATATACTGGGGCTCCAGTGTGACGTTAGAGTGTGCTGTGTATGAGTCGGCACCCAGGATGATGGCTCCGCCCCCTCCAACGCCTCAGGTTATCCAGAGAGGCAGCTGGAAGACGGGAAGCACGTCCAGCACATCCA GTACAGAAAGCAACAGactcagcacacacagcaccttCAGCTACAGCAGCGGGACAGAGCCCGACTTCGAG gaagcaGTAGAAAATCTGCCTCCTCCACCACGACCTCCGCGGCCATCTGATGCTGCACCCCTCATTCCTCCACCCAGGATTCCTCCGCGGATCCCAGAAAG GGTGCCAGAGATGGTGCATGAGCGCTACATATCCTGCCCGACACGAGCACTTCCTCAAAGACCCTCTTACAGGCAAACAGAGATAGCACCTCCCATCGTACCTCGACGCTTGCGGTGA